The Halomicronema hongdechloris C2206 genome includes a window with the following:
- a CDS encoding CHAT domain-containing protein: MALTAWGLLFRLSRVQAQPWGQETPRCLELDLVSLTLAQGADALVTQEFQLSITAVGDHRYLVRTEDVAVGVPLAEEQVVWPVDDWLHQAQQLMHDPLLTLWQGGTLTGLEETGTALPTEELTLTTLGRGLYQAVFHGRLRDSWLAAQGVAQNRREFLRLRLGLKDSQLQRLPWEVLYNDARPLTTGTELTFSRYLAVSGTTSLTALPPLPQLDQPLRVLMVVSAPDDQERLALRQEVEQLQEELQGTAAASQLLDIQLTILEQPGRRELAQALEQGQFQVLHYAGHSDLGETGGDLYLVNHQTGLTERLSGEDLAGLLVNNGIYLAVFNSCRGAYTATDDATAGWCEQNLVQALNNRGVPSVVAMAERIPDDVAITFTRLLYRNLRRHYPIDLCLSRTRQALASAHGSDQFYWALPILYMHPEFNGYLTRCDRSQAAPLDPWSLPPVWDELSRELDPDLTPDESATALTDTDWLDDLPPEDGATDYDDDSAAVADILQQLSRPGTKDEPPLLARDEDLQPSTDVPDPYRDLPENPALSDPGASTAKAEPGTATTASPQPGSRRWLAMAGLSLAAMAAVGIGIASQAGLFSRLSDAPQLPAPASSPPVSQDTAALIPEASAALGRGDLSAATALITTMLDGFDVDSAELVLNRASAEQNQAPEIMYLRGRLHWQQLAQAYSAADLERAQTAWQQATETQDDFLEAYVGLGFAQYEQGNIDAAITAWQRATELDQQQPTATADQTVARPITLNAHAGLAMAYVKKLDGEALSPTERAWFQSQATKHYRLVQAEAPDAFETQTLQQTNWLWLDPALNDWSVAQGYLDDTTTPPAAEAE; this comes from the coding sequence ATGGCCCTGACTGCCTGGGGCTTGCTGTTCAGGCTGAGCCGAGTTCAGGCTCAGCCATGGGGTCAGGAGACTCCTCGCTGTCTCGAGCTGGACTTGGTATCCCTAACCCTTGCCCAAGGAGCCGACGCACTGGTGACTCAGGAATTTCAACTATCGATCACGGCGGTTGGTGATCATCGCTATCTGGTGCGCACAGAGGATGTGGCGGTCGGGGTTCCTCTGGCGGAGGAGCAAGTCGTCTGGCCCGTCGACGATTGGCTGCATCAGGCCCAGCAGCTCATGCACGATCCCTTACTGACCCTATGGCAGGGGGGTACTCTGACGGGGTTGGAGGAAACTGGTACAGCATTGCCGACGGAGGAGCTGACCCTGACAACCCTGGGTCGTGGGCTCTATCAGGCGGTGTTCCATGGCCGTCTGCGGGATAGTTGGTTGGCGGCCCAGGGAGTCGCTCAGAACCGCCGGGAATTTTTGCGATTGCGGTTGGGCTTGAAGGATAGTCAGCTGCAGCGACTGCCGTGGGAGGTGCTGTACAACGATGCTCGCCCCCTCACTACCGGCACTGAGTTGACCTTCAGCCGCTATCTGGCTGTGTCTGGGACCACCAGTCTCACGGCACTGCCCCCGTTACCCCAGCTTGATCAGCCCTTGCGGGTCTTGATGGTGGTCTCTGCCCCCGATGATCAAGAGCGCTTGGCCCTACGCCAGGAAGTCGAGCAATTGCAGGAGGAGTTGCAGGGGACAGCTGCCGCTTCCCAGCTGCTGGATATTCAGCTGACGATTTTGGAGCAACCGGGCCGGCGGGAACTGGCCCAGGCTTTGGAGCAAGGACAGTTTCAGGTCCTGCACTATGCCGGCCACAGTGATCTGGGGGAAACGGGCGGCGATCTCTATCTGGTCAACCATCAAACCGGCCTGACAGAGCGGCTCAGTGGTGAGGATTTGGCCGGTCTCTTAGTCAACAATGGCATTTACCTGGCGGTGTTTAATTCCTGCCGGGGAGCCTATACGGCAACGGATGATGCGACGGCGGGCTGGTGCGAACAAAATTTGGTGCAGGCACTGAATAATCGGGGGGTCCCCAGTGTGGTGGCCATGGCGGAGCGCATTCCCGATGATGTGGCCATTACCTTCACCCGCTTGCTCTATCGCAATCTGCGCCGTCACTATCCCATCGATCTCTGCCTCAGCCGCACCCGCCAGGCCCTGGCGTCGGCCCATGGGTCGGATCAGTTTTACTGGGCCTTGCCGATTCTCTACATGCATCCTGAGTTTAATGGCTATCTGACCCGATGCGATCGCAGCCAGGCGGCTCCCTTAGATCCCTGGTCCTTGCCACCGGTATGGGATGAACTCAGCCGCGAGTTAGATCCAGACCTCACCCCCGATGAAAGCGCCACTGCCCTCACGGACACTGACTGGTTGGATGATCTCCCTCCGGAAGATGGAGCCACTGACTACGACGATGACTCGGCCGCGGTCGCCGATATTTTGCAGCAACTGTCCCGTCCTGGGACCAAGGATGAGCCTCCCCTGTTGGCCCGCGATGAAGACCTACAGCCAAGCACTGACGTCCCCGATCCCTATCGAGATTTACCCGAAAACCCGGCGTTGAGTGATCCGGGGGCGTCCACGGCCAAAGCCGAGCCTGGCACCGCCACCACCGCCTCGCCCCAGCCAGGCTCTCGACGCTGGTTGGCCATGGCCGGGCTGAGTCTAGCCGCAATGGCTGCCGTCGGCATCGGCATTGCCTCCCAGGCCGGGCTCTTCTCTAGACTCTCGGATGCTCCGCAACTGCCCGCTCCAGCCTCGTCGCCGCCGGTAAGCCAAGATACTGCGGCTCTAATTCCCGAGGCCTCAGCCGCCCTGGGCCGTGGCGACCTGTCTGCAGCCACCGCCTTGATTACCACCATGCTAGATGGCTTCGATGTCGACAGTGCCGAACTGGTGCTGAATCGGGCTTCGGCCGAGCAGAACCAAGCGCCCGAGATCATGTATCTCCGCGGCCGTCTGCATTGGCAACAACTAGCCCAGGCCTATTCAGCAGCAGACCTGGAGCGCGCCCAAACGGCTTGGCAGCAGGCCACAGAAACTCAAGATGACTTCCTGGAGGCCTATGTAGGCCTCGGCTTTGCCCAGTATGAACAGGGAAATATTGACGCTGCCATCACCGCCTGGCAGCGGGCCACAGAACTAGACCAGCAACAGCCCACGGCAACGGCTGATCAAACCGTGGCCCGGCCCATCACCCTCAATGCCCATGCCGGCCTGGCCATGGCCTATGTCAAGAAGTTAGATGGTGAGGCCCTCTCTCCCACCGAGCGCGCTTGGTTCCAGAGTCAGGCGACTAAACACTACCGCCTGGTCCAGGCTGAGGCCCCAGACGCCTTTGAAACTCAAACTCTGCAGCAAACTAATTGGCTCTGGTTAGATCCTGCCCTGAACGATTGGAGCGTGGCCCAAGGGTATCTAGACGATACGACCACCCCCCCAGCGGCAGAGGCGGAGTGA
- a CDS encoding S9 family peptidase, with protein sequence MLIGFLRGGLGLASTLLTLVGTAGVISCPVAAEIITIGNQNHLPQLSEAEQAKLDTLLSTRLPMILSTISPDGSTLVLATVNRVSQEDWQVWFLDVASGELQQSLALDNEVFSPVLPIQWLDNTVLRFVQESLFGPWDIVTLNRQTEIVSHTAIYPSLPEEGEVLGVSPDFSKFVIRVFEGDEDVVYLVFLPSLDRLEVARFPDGMEIEPPAWSETGDRVALVMSSVEERRLYDRTPVSPNLANPVIQDALGRTPPEDNVFLQRSTLKVYDFTQAEPLQFEGHAEDSGDLFGQTAISPDGQRLLVKRYKPARVSGRQHPSYLFPQQSYYQVYTLQGDLLQTLDSPILQGPLENGGDFVDADTAIFFATVGTNRHLYVYDLATQQMRSLPLPAGVVDYDAWEVTPDGETVIYAFSSVNQPPEVFKIALDGQSPPQQLTDLNAEIAKINQVQVNPVQFDTRNGPREGILVQPQGAAFPPQAAPLVFWQQGGPGISMVNEFAVEVEMPLNLLPNFGLSVLLTPLAGREGLGPEAYRLHADGSNFGQVDILEGVDILNQVVRRGWSSFSQLGLTGCSYGGYYTSQMIARFPRLVAAANPQCSLLDAFTEWQLGYSSLLSYLVGQTPMEDPQRYAYLSPLYNAAAIRTPTLVFHGSEDFLQVDMARNFHDIIADNEVPVMMYEFQGVGHSLLSVDNQHLAAQLQIDFFRRYLRQQPSAHRQAD encoded by the coding sequence ATGCTAATTGGTTTTCTCAGGGGCGGCCTAGGTTTAGCCTCAACCCTGCTGACCCTAGTCGGCACAGCTGGTGTGATCAGCTGTCCGGTCGCCGCCGAGATCATCACCATTGGCAACCAGAACCACCTGCCCCAGTTGTCTGAGGCAGAGCAGGCTAAACTCGATACCCTGCTGAGCACTCGCCTGCCGATGATTCTCAGCACCATCAGCCCAGATGGGTCTACCCTGGTGCTGGCCACTGTTAATCGGGTCAGCCAAGAGGACTGGCAGGTCTGGTTTTTAGATGTGGCCAGCGGCGAACTGCAACAATCCCTGGCCTTGGATAACGAGGTATTTAGCCCGGTCTTGCCCATACAATGGCTCGACAACACCGTGCTGCGCTTCGTGCAGGAAAGCTTATTTGGGCCTTGGGATATCGTCACCCTGAATCGCCAGACAGAAATTGTCTCCCACACCGCCATTTATCCCAGCTTGCCAGAGGAGGGCGAGGTGCTGGGGGTGTCTCCAGATTTTTCTAAGTTTGTGATTCGGGTGTTTGAGGGCGATGAAGACGTCGTGTACCTGGTATTTCTGCCCTCCCTCGACCGCTTAGAAGTGGCTCGCTTCCCAGACGGGATGGAGATCGAACCGCCGGCTTGGTCAGAGACTGGCGATCGAGTCGCCCTGGTGATGTCCTCCGTAGAAGAGCGCCGCCTCTACGACCGCACTCCAGTCAGCCCGAATCTGGCGAATCCCGTGATTCAAGATGCCCTGGGCCGGACGCCTCCGGAGGACAATGTGTTCCTGCAGCGCAGCACCCTCAAGGTCTATGACTTTACCCAGGCAGAGCCACTGCAGTTTGAAGGACACGCTGAGGATAGCGGCGATTTGTTTGGTCAAACCGCCATCAGCCCTGACGGCCAGAGGCTCTTGGTCAAGCGGTATAAACCAGCCCGGGTGAGCGGGCGGCAGCATCCTTCCTATCTCTTTCCCCAGCAGTCTTACTATCAGGTGTACACCTTACAGGGAGATCTCTTGCAAACCTTAGATAGCCCCATATTGCAGGGTCCCCTTGAGAATGGGGGTGACTTTGTCGATGCAGACACGGCCATTTTCTTTGCCACGGTAGGGACCAATCGCCATCTCTATGTCTATGACTTGGCCACTCAGCAGATGCGATCGCTGCCATTGCCTGCCGGTGTCGTCGACTACGATGCCTGGGAAGTCACCCCCGATGGCGAGACCGTGATCTATGCCTTCTCATCGGTGAATCAACCGCCAGAGGTCTTCAAAATCGCCCTGGATGGCCAATCGCCGCCTCAGCAACTGACTGACCTCAACGCCGAGATTGCCAAGATCAACCAGGTGCAGGTGAATCCGGTCCAGTTTGACACCCGCAATGGGCCGCGAGAGGGGATCTTAGTGCAACCCCAGGGCGCTGCCTTTCCGCCCCAGGCCGCCCCCCTAGTGTTTTGGCAGCAGGGCGGACCAGGCATCAGCATGGTGAATGAGTTTGCCGTCGAGGTGGAAATGCCCCTGAACCTGCTGCCCAATTTCGGCTTGTCGGTGCTGTTAACCCCGCTAGCCGGGCGAGAGGGACTGGGCCCTGAGGCCTACCGACTACACGCCGATGGCAGTAACTTTGGGCAAGTCGATATTCTAGAGGGTGTCGACATTCTCAATCAGGTGGTGCGTCGAGGCTGGTCTAGCTTCAGCCAATTAGGCCTGACCGGCTGTTCCTACGGGGGCTACTACACCAGTCAAATGATTGCCCGCTTCCCGCGATTAGTGGCGGCGGCCAATCCCCAATGTTCTCTCTTGGATGCCTTCACGGAGTGGCAACTGGGCTACTCATCGCTGTTGTCTTATCTGGTGGGCCAAACGCCCATGGAAGATCCCCAGCGCTATGCGTATCTCTCGCCCCTGTACAACGCTGCTGCCATTCGGACTCCAACCCTGGTTTTCCACGGCTCTGAGGATTTTCTCCAGGTGGATATGGCCCGCAACTTCCACGACATTATCGCCGATAATGAGGTGCCAGTGATGATGTATGAGTTTCAAGGGGTCGGCCACAGTTTATTGTCCGTAGACAATCAGCACCTGGCGGCCCAGTTGCAGATCGACTTTTTCCGGCGGTATCTGCGGCAGCAGCCATCGGCTCACCGCCAGGCTGACTGA
- the trmD gene encoding tRNA (guanosine(37)-N1)-methyltransferase TrmD: MDVCPLRLDIVSLFPDFFTSPLQSGLMGKALARQVAEMHFTNPRDFATDKHHKVDDEPYGGGVGMVMKPDPIFAAVESLPCYGPREILLMTPQGQPMTQALFWQLAQCRQLVVICGHYEGVDERVRYLVTREVSLGDFVLTGGEIPALALLNGVLRLRPGTVAKPDSLKYESFEAGLLDYPQYTRPPVFRDWAVPEVLLSGDHGAIQQWRWQQQQQRTRERRPDLYRRWLATPADDPEQPAIDPVPPSQGGSSQTL; the protein is encoded by the coding sequence ATGGATGTTTGTCCCCTGCGCCTTGACATTGTTAGCCTGTTCCCCGACTTCTTCACCAGTCCCCTGCAGTCGGGGCTGATGGGCAAGGCACTGGCTCGGCAGGTTGCCGAGATGCATTTCACCAATCCTCGGGACTTCGCCACCGATAAGCATCACAAGGTAGACGATGAGCCCTATGGCGGCGGCGTGGGCATGGTGATGAAACCGGACCCCATCTTTGCGGCGGTGGAGTCGTTGCCCTGCTATGGGCCGCGGGAAATCCTGTTGATGACGCCCCAGGGACAGCCCATGACCCAGGCGTTATTTTGGCAGCTGGCTCAGTGTCGGCAACTGGTGGTGATCTGTGGCCACTATGAAGGGGTGGATGAGCGGGTGCGCTATCTGGTCACCCGGGAGGTGTCCCTGGGAGATTTTGTCTTGACAGGGGGTGAGATTCCGGCTTTGGCCTTACTCAATGGTGTATTGCGCCTGCGGCCGGGGACGGTAGCTAAGCCGGACTCCCTCAAGTACGAGAGCTTTGAAGCCGGACTCTTGGACTATCCCCAGTACACCCGGCCACCGGTGTTTCGAGACTGGGCTGTGCCGGAGGTGCTGTTGTCTGGCGACCACGGGGCCATTCAGCAGTGGCGCTGGCAGCAGCAACAGCAGCGCACGCGAGAGCGGCGGCCCGATCTATACCGACGCTGGTTGGCGACGCCGGCAGATGATCCTGAGCAACCTGCCATTGACCCAGTTCCTCCTAGCCAGGGAGGATCATCCCAGACTCTATGA
- the ispF gene encoding 2-C-methyl-D-erythritol 2,4-cyclodiphosphate synthase: protein MTIRIGNGYDIHQLVPQRPLILGGVTIPHDRGLLGHSDADVLTHAIMDAMLGALSLGDIGRYFPPSEPQWAGANSLDLLAQVGQLIQQQGWRVGNLDTVIVAERPKLKPHIETMRSHLATVLHLQVNQVGIKATTNEGLGPVGRQEGIAAYAVALLWAIPR, encoded by the coding sequence ATGACCATTCGCATTGGTAACGGCTATGACATCCATCAACTGGTGCCGCAGCGGCCGTTGATCTTAGGGGGAGTCACCATTCCCCATGACCGGGGCCTGTTGGGTCATAGCGATGCCGATGTGCTCACCCATGCCATCATGGACGCCATGCTAGGGGCCCTCAGCCTGGGGGATATTGGCCGCTATTTTCCCCCCAGTGAGCCGCAGTGGGCTGGCGCCAATAGCCTGGACCTGTTGGCTCAGGTGGGGCAGTTGATTCAGCAGCAGGGATGGCGGGTGGGCAACCTGGATACGGTGATCGTGGCCGAGCGACCGAAGCTGAAACCCCATATCGAAACGATGCGATCGCACCTAGCCACCGTCTTGCATCTACAGGTAAACCAAGTGGGGATTAAAGCCACCACCAACGAGGGGTTGGGGCCAGTGGGCCGCCAAGAGGGCATCGCTGCCTATGCCGTGGCCTTACTCTGGGCAATTCCCCGATGA
- a CDS encoding phospholipid-binding protein, whose protein sequence is MKSLITTGQTVSGVCYGYGALAVAPTHADAWFQAIPPERVGLGGEYDHHGLVKRVHLAFQHAVGNDAIAHLSIRQRGSVLILHGRVASQALLDQLIHIAMQVEGMTNLEIRDVVIRPAAS, encoded by the coding sequence ATGAAGTCCTTAATCACAACTGGCCAAACGGTGAGTGGGGTTTGCTATGGCTATGGAGCGCTTGCGGTCGCCCCGACCCATGCGGATGCCTGGTTTCAGGCGATTCCACCGGAGCGGGTTGGCCTAGGCGGTGAATACGACCACCATGGCCTAGTTAAGCGAGTCCATTTGGCCTTTCAACATGCTGTTGGTAACGACGCCATTGCCCACCTATCCATTCGGCAACGGGGATCTGTCTTGATCTTGCATGGCCGTGTAGCGAGTCAGGCTTTGCTAGACCAATTGATCCATATCGCTATGCAGGTTGAGGGGATGACAAATCTGGAAATCCGCGATGTTGTCATCAGGCCAGCAGCCAGTTGA
- a CDS encoding carbohydrate ABC transporter permease, protein MKSTVVSPPSRQRSSRRWLAGTVPYLFLLPALAILGLTVFWPALQAFYLSFTSYGYDLSQPPVWIGWDNFQRLLQDPVFWQTVRNTLLYLVGVVPILAILPLVLAILVNRSLRGMRWFRVAYYLPVVISMVVAGIAWRWLYAENGLLNQLLMGTGLRETGIPWLTSPSLALLSVMAVTVWKGLGYYMVIYLAGLQTIPLELYEAAAMDGSDGCRRHWDITLPLMWPYIVLVTVISAIAATKVFEEVFIMTQGGPRNSSKTIVYYVYEQAFQDLDMNYACAIGLVLFLVILALSMVRLAVADRRSPLGG, encoded by the coding sequence ATGAAATCGACTGTGGTGTCGCCGCCGTCTCGACAACGGTCTTCTCGGCGCTGGCTTGCTGGCACTGTCCCCTATCTGTTTTTGCTGCCAGCCTTGGCGATTCTAGGGCTAACCGTCTTCTGGCCGGCCCTGCAAGCCTTCTACCTCAGCTTTACCAGCTATGGCTATGACCTCAGCCAACCACCAGTGTGGATCGGCTGGGACAACTTCCAGCGATTACTCCAGGATCCTGTGTTCTGGCAAACCGTTCGCAATACCCTGTTGTATCTGGTTGGAGTGGTGCCCATTCTGGCAATCTTGCCCTTAGTATTGGCGATTCTGGTCAACCGCTCCCTGCGCGGCATGCGCTGGTTTCGGGTTGCCTATTACCTGCCGGTGGTGATCTCGATGGTGGTGGCAGGCATTGCCTGGCGTTGGCTCTATGCCGAAAATGGGCTACTGAATCAACTCTTGATGGGCACGGGGCTGCGAGAGACGGGGATTCCCTGGCTGACCAGTCCATCCCTCGCCTTACTGAGCGTCATGGCTGTGACCGTCTGGAAAGGTCTGGGCTATTACATGGTGATCTACTTGGCCGGGTTACAGACCATCCCCCTAGAGCTCTACGAAGCAGCAGCCATGGACGGCTCCGATGGCTGCAGACGCCATTGGGACATTACTTTGCCCCTGATGTGGCCCTACATCGTGCTAGTGACGGTGATTTCTGCCATCGCCGCCACTAAAGTCTTCGAAGAAGTGTTCATTATGACCCAAGGCGGTCCCCGCAATAGCTCTAAGACGATTGTCTACTATGTGTATGAGCAGGCATTTCAAGATCTTGACATGAACTACGCCTGCGCCATTGGCTTGGTCCTATTTCTCGTCATCTTGGCATTATCCATGGTGCGGCTGGCGGTAGCAGATCGTCGTTCCCCTCTCGGGGGCTAG
- a CDS encoding FAD-linked oxidase C-terminal domain-containing protein: MVTQAQSRNWPPVIQALEAAVGRDQVVRRREELLVYECDGLTSYRQRPAVVVLPRTTEQVAAAVAVCHRFDVPFVARGAGTGLSGGALPLADSVLIVTAMMRQIEVDIENQRVRVQPGVINHWVTQAVSGAGFYYAPDPSSQSVCSVGGNVAENSGGVHCLKYGVTTNHVLGLTLVLPPGEVVEVGGKVAETPGYDLAGLVVGSEGTLGIATEITLRILKAPEAVQVLLADFTSVEAAGATVSDIIGAGIVPAGMEMMDNFSINAVEDVVATACYPRDAAAILLIEIDGLAAEVADNSERIRAICDRNGARQVTVAVDAEERLRLWKGRKAAFAAMGKLSPDYYVQDGVIPRTQLPQVLRDIEALSQRHGYRVANVFHAGDGNLHPLILYDNSVPGQLEAVEDLGGDILKLCVGVGGSISGEHGIGADKRCYMPAMFSAADLETMQWVRQAIDPKRLANPTKIFPTPATCGEAARAQAQAHFPQVERF; encoded by the coding sequence ATGGTAACTCAGGCACAGAGTCGTAATTGGCCGCCGGTGATTCAGGCTTTAGAGGCGGCAGTGGGTCGCGACCAGGTGGTGCGGCGTCGAGAAGAATTGCTGGTGTATGAGTGCGATGGCCTGACCAGCTATCGCCAGCGTCCAGCGGTAGTGGTGTTGCCGCGAACCACCGAGCAAGTGGCGGCAGCCGTAGCCGTTTGTCATCGCTTCGACGTCCCCTTTGTAGCCCGAGGGGCAGGGACGGGGCTATCTGGGGGGGCCTTGCCCTTGGCGGATTCGGTGCTGATTGTGACGGCCATGATGCGCCAGATCGAGGTGGATATCGAGAATCAACGGGTCCGGGTACAACCCGGGGTGATCAATCACTGGGTGACCCAGGCGGTGAGTGGGGCTGGATTTTACTACGCTCCGGATCCCTCTAGCCAGAGCGTGTGTTCGGTGGGGGGAAACGTGGCTGAAAATTCCGGAGGCGTCCATTGCCTCAAGTATGGGGTGACGACGAATCATGTCCTGGGGCTGACTCTGGTACTGCCCCCGGGCGAGGTGGTCGAGGTCGGCGGCAAGGTAGCCGAGACCCCAGGCTATGATCTGGCCGGGCTGGTGGTCGGCTCGGAGGGGACCCTGGGCATTGCCACAGAAATTACCTTGCGTATTCTCAAGGCTCCGGAGGCAGTGCAAGTGCTGCTGGCCGACTTTACCAGTGTGGAAGCGGCTGGGGCCACCGTATCAGACATCATTGGCGCCGGCATCGTCCCGGCGGGAATGGAGATGATGGATAATTTCAGCATCAATGCGGTCGAGGATGTGGTGGCCACGGCCTGCTACCCCAGGGATGCCGCCGCTATTTTGTTAATCGAAATCGATGGCTTGGCGGCCGAGGTGGCCGATAACAGTGAGCGGATTCGGGCCATTTGCGATCGCAACGGTGCCCGCCAGGTGACTGTCGCCGTCGATGCCGAAGAGCGACTGCGCCTCTGGAAAGGGCGTAAAGCGGCCTTTGCCGCCATGGGCAAACTCAGCCCTGACTACTACGTCCAGGACGGCGTCATTCCCCGCACCCAACTGCCTCAAGTGCTGCGAGACATTGAAGCCCTGAGTCAGCGCCATGGCTATCGGGTGGCCAATGTCTTTCATGCCGGTGACGGCAACCTGCATCCCCTTATCCTGTACGACAACTCTGTGCCTGGGCAACTGGAAGCGGTCGAGGACCTGGGGGGCGATATTTTAAAGCTCTGCGTCGGTGTCGGCGGCAGTATTTCTGGAGAACATGGCATTGGGGCCGACAAGCGTTGCTACATGCCGGCCATGTTCTCTGCTGCCGACCTAGAGACCATGCAGTGGGTGCGCCAGGCCATCGATCCCAAGCGCCTGGCCAACCCTACTAAGATTTTCCCGACGCCGGCCACCTGCGGCGAGGCGGCGCGAGCCCAGGCCCAGGCGCACTTTCCTCAGGTTGAGCGGTTTTAG